The Bradysia coprophila strain Holo2 chromosome X unlocalized genomic scaffold, BU_Bcop_v1 contig_12, whole genome shotgun sequence genome window below encodes:
- the LOC119067359 gene encoding RPII140-upstream gene protein, producing the protein MFNVIRLAPIATPFHLADYDVVTESSSKTAASFADRRPNLETGKDRLYAMYTVDEFGTISPEINSVYQTAFVSFLTGAVYGGFIQSRGAYMEFMENNQATAFKSHLDAKKKLQDQVTVNFAKGAVRWGWRLSMFTTTYVGIATTISVYRGKSSIYEYLAAGLLTGSMYKVNGGLRGMTVGGLLGCGLGGLAGICSLLVLKASGKSMEEVRYWQYNWKRERDMIEMEADLANSISEKDPLLEQRGNRYKENTLKNVDLDGNAKSGGN; encoded by the exons atgttcaatgtaATCAGATTGGCCCCCATAGCTACACCATTTCATCTAGCCGATTACGATGTCGTGACAGAATCATCCTCAAAGACGGCAGCATCCTTTGCAGATCGCCGGCCGAATCTGGAGACTGGCAAGGACAGATTATATGCCATGTACACTGTAGA CGAATTCGGGACCATATCACCGGAAATAAATTCTGTTTATCAGACTGCATTCGTGAGCTTTCTTACTGGTGCTGTGTACGGAGGATTCATTCAGTCGAGGGGAGCTTACATGGAGTTTATGGAAAATAATCAAGCTACTGCCTTCAAATCACATTTAGATGCAAAG AAAAAGCTTCAAGACCAGGTCACAGTCAATTTTGCCAAAGGAGCTGTCCGATGGGGATGGAGATTGTCGATGTTCACTACCACCTATGT AGGAATCGCGACCACAATATCGGTGTACCGAGGAAAGTCTTCGATCTATGAGTATCTTGCGGCTGGCTTATTGACCGGATCCATGTATAAAGTGAACGGCGGATTGAGAGGGATGACAGTCGGTGGTTTGTTGGGTTGCGGTCTTGGCGGTTTGGCTGGCATATGTTCGTTGTTGGTGTTAAAGGCTTCGGGCAAATCGATGGAAGAAGTTAGATACTGGCAGTACAATTGGAAGCGTGAAAGAGATATGATCGAAATGGAAGCAGATCTG gcTAATTCGATAAGCGAAAAAGATCCGTTGCTGGAACAACGAGGCAACCGATATAAGGAAAATACGTTGAAGAACGTTGATCTGGATGGGAACGCAAAATCCGGTGGAAATTAG
- the LOC119067361 gene encoding multiple inositol polyphosphate phosphatase 1-like, whose protein sequence is MSFLRCAFLLFIYQLIVIRSQENISDNVEYCYVTDEERPQAKLFATITAYRIATKDLPHSNDEFVLPNCVASKAIIWARHGLRLPSTKEQKPLRRVEQLHKELIANINALSTNPLCSDDFEAIKEWTWNRTVTGDRGSDLSKEGFEELRHIALKYQQHIPNLFNRSYDPNEFHFGHTEKNRTRDSFRSFVDALFGEDAHQHINTALPDGGPELLLKTYSYCPEWTDLKESVNMPDSEPKKFERSELFVNMVEDINLRFGFNGTLQVDDIINMYDICRNEQAWNINVGSAWCSLFTTFQFVLLEYLEDVRMLYKSSQVFNINRNIACHAVKDLLNRLESNESPIVTAYFTHSTRVQQVLATLGAFKGEKLPQSDNFNEMHDRKWKTSVVSPSAANLAVIQYECGTESNVKFFINEQTLHLDWCSADGVCKLSDMLNVFARFRNAECDTNFCHGEE, encoded by the exons ATGTCGTTTCTTCGATGTGCGTTTCTGTTGTTCATCTATCAGCTGATTGTGATCCGTTCACAAGAGAATATTTCTGATAATGTCGAGTACTGCTATGTTACTGATGAAGAAAGACCACAAGCGAAATTATTTGCAACAATAACTGCATACAGAATAGCAACAAAAGATCTGCCACATTCGAACGATGAGTTCGTGCTTCCAA ATTGTGTAGCCTCCAAAGCAATCATTTGGGCACGGCACGGATTACGCTTACCTTCAACTAAAGAACAAAAGCCACTTCGAAGAGTGGAACAG TTGCACAAAGAACTTATTGCAAACATTAACGCGTTGTCAACGAATCCATTATGCTCTGACGATTTCGAAGCAATTAAAGAATGGACATGGAACCGCACTGTTACTGGTGATCGTGGATCCGACTTGTCTAAGGAAGGATTTGAAGAATTGCGTCATATTGCACTCAAGTATCAACAACACATTCCGAATCTTTTCAATCGTAGCTACGATCcaaacgaatttcatttcgggcatacagaaaaaaatcgaacaaGAGACAGTTTTCGTTCATTTGTCGATGCATTATTCGGTGAAGATGCCCATCAACACATAAATACCGCACTACCAGACGGTGGTCCCGAGTTACTGCTCAAA ACCTATTCATATTGTCCGGAATGGACCGATTTGAAAGAGTCTGTGAATATGCCAGATTCTGAGCcgaaaaaattcgaaagatCCGAATTATTCGTGAATATGGTGGAGGATATCAATCTACGTTTCGGTTTCAATGGAACATTGCAAGTAGATGACATTATCAATATGTACGATATCTGTCGAAATGAACAAGCTTGGAATATAAATGTTGGCAGTGCCTGGTGCTCG CTTTTCACCACATTTCAATTTGTACTACTTGAATACCTGGAAGACGTGAGAATGCTCTATAAATCCAGCCAAGTATTCAATATTAATAGAAACATTGCATGTCATGCAGTCAAGGATTTACTGAACCGTTTAGAATCGAATGAATCTCCAATAGTAACGGCTTATTTCACGCATTCAACTAGAGTCCAACAAGTCTTGGCAACGCTGGGGGCTTTTAAAGGAGAAAAGTTACCGCAGTCGgacaatttcaatgaaatgcaTGACAGGAAGTGGAAAACGAGCGTTGTCAGTCCTTCTGCAGCCAATTTAGCTGTTATTCAATACGAATGCGGCACCGAATCAaacgtcaaatttttcataaatgaaCAAACTCTGCACTTGGATTGGTGTTCAGCTGATGGAGTGTGTAAATTGTCCGATATGCTAAATGTATTTGCACGCTTTAGAAATGCTGAATGTGATACAAACTTTTGTCATGGAGAAGAATGA
- the LOC119067366 gene encoding ADP-ribosylation factor-like protein 8, whose product MLAIINRILDWFKSLFWKEEMELTLVGLQYSGKTTFVNVIASGQFSEDMIPTVGFNMRKITKGNVTIKVWDIGGQPRFRSMWERYCRGVNAIVYMVDAADLDKMEASRNELHSLLDKPQLNGIPVLVLGNKRDLPGALDETGLIERMNLSSIQDREICCYSISCKAKDNIDITLQWLIAHSKSQTH is encoded by the exons ATGTTAGCAATAATAAATAGAATATTAGACTGGTTCAAGAGCCTGTTTTGGAAAGAAGAAATGGAGCTCACTCTGGTCGGGTTGCAGTACTCGGGAAAAACAACATTTGTTAATGTTATCGCG TCTGGTCAATTCAGTGAAGATATGATACCCACAGTCGGTTTCAACATGCGAAAAATCACAAAAGGTAACGTAACAATAAAAGTTTGGGACATTGGCGGTCAGCCCAGATTCCGATCGATGTGGGAACGATATTGTCGCGGAGTGAATGCTATAGT GTATATGGTTGATGCAGCCGATTTAGATAAAATGGAGGCGTCGAGGAATGAACTACATTCACTATTGGATAAGCCGCAGTTAAATGGTATTCCTGTATTGGTTTTAGGAAATAAGAGAGATTTGCCTGGAGCTTTGGATGAGACTGGTCTAATTGAACGAAT GAATTTATCGAGTATTCAAGATAGAGAAATCTGTTGTTATAGCATCTCATGTAAGGCAAAAGATAACATCGATATTACACTGCAATGGTTAATTGCTCATTCGAAAAGTCAAACTcattaa